Proteins from one Flavobacterium branchiarum genomic window:
- a CDS encoding PAS domain-containing sensor histidine kinase — protein MKNKTNQITLIYFVISLFLAILCHKYLLNNISNTQYYYFSFVKDLVFIILTGLLYRYVLSKNDTRNISVLEKLKKYNDEIKESNEKYNIVAKATSDTIWDWKIQEDSITWNKGIENVFGYKQEEIDNSSKWWFDKIHPEDSIKMSVKLYSFIEQKTEKWQDQYRFRCADATYKYILHRSFLLKDENGRAIRMIGAIQDITKQKEEEQRLKLLETVITQSRDSILITEADYSDGKIPQIVYVNPSFSKMSGYQSEEIIGKSPNIFKGPKSDSRELRKLIKAIKNEEECLIETISYTKSKEEYWVRYSMIPIFNSENKVSHWISIQRDITEEKKLEKEKEHLIRELTQNNKDLKQFSYITSHNLRSPLSNLTGLLNLIEDIPIENEELKEILNGFNKSTHLLNETINDLVKVIIIKDNPSIQKEEVLLNEVFENVFNQLSFQIELHKPIIKLNFEKVAVLNINKAYIESILLNLLTNSIKYRSEDRKLKITISANQTEDNITLTFKDNGIGIDLERNRDKVFGLYQRFHNYPDSKGLGLYLVKSQVETMGGTISIDSEVNKGTSFTLIFKNK, from the coding sequence ATGAAAAACAAAACCAATCAAATTACATTAATTTACTTTGTCATTTCCTTATTTCTGGCAATACTTTGCCATAAATACCTACTTAACAATATTTCAAATACCCAATACTATTACTTCAGCTTCGTAAAAGACCTAGTATTCATTATTTTAACTGGTCTTTTGTACCGATATGTACTATCAAAAAACGACACTAGAAACATCTCTGTATTAGAAAAACTAAAAAAATACAATGACGAAATTAAAGAATCAAACGAAAAATATAACATAGTAGCAAAGGCAACTAGCGACACAATTTGGGACTGGAAAATTCAAGAAGACAGCATTACCTGGAACAAAGGAATTGAAAATGTTTTTGGATACAAACAAGAAGAAATTGACAACAGCTCGAAATGGTGGTTTGACAAAATTCACCCCGAAGACAGCATCAAAATGTCAGTAAAACTATATTCATTTATAGAACAAAAAACAGAAAAATGGCAAGATCAATACCGATTTAGATGTGCCGATGCTACCTATAAATACATACTTCACCGTAGTTTCCTCTTAAAAGACGAAAACGGAAGAGCAATAAGAATGATTGGTGCTATACAAGATATAACTAAACAAAAAGAAGAAGAACAGCGACTAAAATTACTCGAAACCGTAATTACCCAATCTCGAGACTCCATCTTAATCACAGAAGCCGATTACAGTGATGGAAAAATCCCTCAAATCGTATACGTAAACCCTTCTTTTTCAAAAATGTCTGGTTACCAATCTGAAGAAATAATAGGAAAATCCCCTAATATATTCAAAGGCCCAAAATCAGATTCTCGCGAACTTAGAAAACTAATTAAAGCCATAAAAAATGAAGAAGAATGTCTAATAGAAACTATTAGCTATACAAAAAGCAAAGAAGAATACTGGGTTCGCTACTCTATGATACCCATCTTCAATTCTGAAAACAAAGTATCACACTGGATATCAATCCAAAGAGACATTACAGAAGAGAAAAAACTTGAAAAAGAAAAAGAACACCTTATTAGAGAACTAACTCAAAACAATAAAGATCTAAAACAATTCTCCTATATAACATCACACAATCTTAGATCTCCCCTATCTAACCTAACAGGATTGCTAAACCTCATAGAAGACATCCCTATTGAGAACGAAGAACTAAAGGAAATACTTAACGGTTTCAATAAATCAACACACTTACTAAACGAAACAATCAACGACTTAGTAAAAGTTATCATAATCAAAGACAACCCATCAATCCAAAAAGAAGAAGTTCTACTAAATGAAGTTTTCGAAAATGTATTCAATCAACTAAGTTTCCAGATCGAACTACACAAACCAATAATAAAACTAAATTTTGAAAAAGTAGCAGTATTAAACATCAACAAAGCATACATAGAAAGCATATTACTAAACCTATTAACCAACTCCATTAAATACAGATCAGAAGATCGCAAATTAAAAATCACTATTTCAGCCAATCAAACCGAAGACAACATCACACTAACTTTTAAAGACAACGGAATTGGAATCGACCTAGAGCGAAACAGAGATAAAGTTTTCGGGCTTTACCAAAGATTTCACAACTACCCAGACAGTAAAGGACTTGGATTATACTTAGTAAAATCCCAAGTAGAAACAATGGGAGGAACAATTAGTATAGACAGCGAGGTTAACAAAGGAACCTCATTTACTCTAATATTTAAAAACAAATAA
- the proS gene encoding proline--tRNA ligase — protein sequence MSKNLTTRSEDYSKWYNELVVKADLAENSGVRGCMVIKPYGYAIWEKMQAELDRKFKETGHQNAYFPLFVPKSMFEAEEKNAEGFAKECAIVTHYRLKNDPDKPGKLMVDPNAKLEEELIVRPTSEAIIWSTYKGWVQSYRDLPLLINQWANVVRWEMRTRLFLRTAEFLWQEGHTAHATRSEAIEESEKMMNVYAEFAEGFMAIPVVKGLKTESERFAGAEETYCIEALMQDGKALQAGTSHFLGQNFAKAFDVKFANAEGKQEYVWGTSWGVSTRLMGALVMTHSDDKGLVLPPNLAPIQVVIVPIHKTDEQLAEISVVVNELVSQLRKLNVAVKYDDRTTQKPGFKFNEYELKGVPIRIAVGPKDLENGTFEVARRDTLTKEIVSKDGIVTYVNDLLAQIQVDLFNKALDYRNSHITEVSNFEEFKDVLENKGGFVSAHWDGTIATEEKIKDLVKATIRCIPLDGVEEAGSCVFTGNPSSRRVLFAKAY from the coding sequence ATGAGTAAGAACCTTACTACAAGATCAGAAGATTATTCGAAATGGTATAACGAGCTGGTTGTAAAAGCGGATTTAGCCGAGAATTCAGGAGTTAGAGGATGTATGGTTATTAAGCCGTACGGATATGCTATTTGGGAAAAAATGCAAGCTGAATTAGATCGAAAATTTAAAGAAACAGGACATCAGAATGCTTATTTCCCGTTATTCGTTCCTAAGAGCATGTTTGAAGCAGAAGAGAAAAATGCTGAAGGATTTGCGAAAGAATGTGCTATTGTTACGCATTATAGATTAAAGAATGATCCGGATAAACCCGGAAAATTAATGGTTGACCCTAATGCTAAGTTAGAGGAAGAATTAATTGTTCGTCCAACAAGTGAAGCTATTATATGGTCTACTTATAAAGGTTGGGTGCAATCATACCGTGATTTGCCTTTATTGATTAATCAGTGGGCGAATGTTGTTCGTTGGGAAATGAGAACTCGACTATTTTTAAGAACGGCAGAATTTTTATGGCAAGAAGGGCATACTGCTCATGCTACAAGAAGTGAAGCTATCGAAGAGTCTGAGAAAATGATGAATGTATATGCGGAATTCGCTGAGGGTTTTATGGCAATTCCTGTTGTGAAAGGACTTAAAACAGAGTCAGAGCGATTTGCAGGTGCAGAAGAAACCTATTGTATTGAAGCGTTGATGCAGGACGGAAAAGCATTGCAAGCAGGAACGTCACATTTCTTAGGGCAGAATTTTGCTAAAGCATTTGATGTGAAGTTTGCTAATGCCGAAGGAAAGCAAGAATATGTTTGGGGAACTTCTTGGGGAGTATCTACTCGACTAATGGGGGCTTTGGTGATGACGCACTCAGATGATAAAGGATTGGTTTTGCCTCCAAACTTGGCTCCTATACAAGTGGTGATTGTTCCTATTCATAAAACAGATGAGCAATTGGCAGAGATTTCAGTTGTGGTAAATGAATTGGTTTCTCAATTGAGAAAGCTTAATGTTGCTGTGAAATATGATGATAGAACAACGCAGAAGCCAGGGTTTAAATTTAATGAATACGAATTGAAAGGAGTGCCAATTAGAATTGCGGTAGGTCCTAAGGATTTAGAAAACGGAACTTTTGAGGTTGCAAGAAGAGATACTTTGACAAAAGAAATAGTTTCGAAAGATGGAATTGTGACTTATGTGAATGATTTATTAGCGCAAATTCAAGTTGATTTATTTAATAAAGCATTAGATTATCGTAATTCGCATATTACTGAAGTAAGTAATTTTGAAGAATTTAAAGATGTCTTGGAGAATAAAGGTGGTTTTGTATCAGCACATTGGGATGGAACTATAGCTACGGAAGAGAAAATTAAAGACTTGGTAAAGGCGACTATTAGATGTATTCCATTGGATGGTGTAGAGGAGGCGGGAAGCTGTGTGTTTACTGGTAATCCTTCTTCTAGAAGAGTGCTTTTTGCTAAGGCATATTAA
- the rpsT gene encoding 30S ribosomal protein S20 codes for MANHKSALKRIRSNEKRRVLNRYQHKTTRNAIKALRIATDKQDATSKLSSVISMIDKLAKKNIIHDNKASNLKSKLTKLVAKL; via the coding sequence ATGGCAAATCATAAGTCAGCATTAAAAAGAATAAGAAGTAACGAAAAAAGAAGAGTTCTTAACAGATACCAACACAAGACTACTCGTAACGCTATAAAAGCATTAAGAATAGCTACTGATAAGCAAGATGCTACTTCAAAATTATCAAGTGTAATTTCTATGATTGATAAATTAGCTAAGAAAAATATCATTCATGATAACAAAGCTTCTAATTTAAAATCTAAATTAACTAAATTGGTTGCTAAATTGTAA
- a CDS encoding response regulator — protein MFDQILCIDDDPIALMLCKKVITKAEFSKELITAQNGEEALSYFNTLKNTTPADLNNKKPSLIFLDLNMPVMGGWEFLDLFSTPNYSDFNSTNVIILSSTIDPDDLEKAKTYPMILDFLSKPVTTQMLEYIKNKMST, from the coding sequence ATGTTTGATCAAATTTTATGCATAGACGACGACCCCATAGCACTAATGTTATGCAAAAAAGTAATCACAAAAGCTGAATTTTCCAAAGAACTAATTACAGCTCAAAACGGAGAAGAAGCCTTATCATACTTCAACACTCTTAAAAACACTACACCTGCAGACCTCAATAATAAAAAACCAAGCCTTATTTTCTTAGATCTAAACATGCCCGTAATGGGAGGCTGGGAATTCTTAGATCTTTTTTCAACACCAAACTACTCCGACTTCAATAGTACAAACGTAATCATACTCTCCTCTACAATTGACCCTGATGACTTAGAGAAAGCAAAAACCTACCCAATGATCCTCGACTTCCTTTCAAAACCAGTAACAACACAAATGCTAGAATACATAAAAAACAAAATGAGTACCTAG